The Astyanax mexicanus isolate ESR-SI-001 chromosome 7, AstMex3_surface, whole genome shotgun sequence genome has a window encoding:
- the si:ch73-105b23.6 gene encoding mucin-like protein isoform X1: protein MQVPLLCLCALLTYASVGADLKDCEAVGKICNTFADCMKTRNNFTCVCFTGYTGDGLECTDIDECATGIHKCNIRAHCQNTPGSYSCTCLDGYSGDGFDCVDINECLTANGGCHPDAVCTNRNGGRDCQCKKGFSGNGFQCTDDNECTTPGICHWNATCTNNPGSYVCTCNAGYKGNGNYLCLDVDECSETPGVCSAAFGFKGCRNLPGTYRCLCSSGFQSNGKTCEDINECSSNTCSIFADCVNTPGSYRCTCQVGFIGNGLICVDINECSSKNTCDPNAVCINVLGSYECSCRTGFQGGGVQCTDINECAVNNICPASITCVNTAGSYFCDCGQGYIFNKTQCQDLDECASGRCSQYASCANFPGYFTCTCLTGYTGDGLSCEDVDECSSYQTCNVNAICTNLPGSYNCSCKVGFTGDGVARCSDIDECLNVNNGGCSTKATCVNTIGSFSCVCPSGFMLVNNTVCQDIDECQVRDKPCKTNEMCVNKEGSYDCLCQVGFSRPTVGTECLDIDECTDSQACHYNATCLNSVGSFTCTCKHGFSGTGIKCEDVNECAADGACNPYAMCLNVPGDFYCQCYRGFEGDGFSCTDVNECALSNATCPDFSKCVNSPGTHVCSCLNGTVANQGTCVAPSQGCSPPCHPRGLCHPSPMGYQCVCDIGFVGDGSICFDIDECQDKVCLKNETMCVNSPGSFSCVCKKGYTQIGMECEDVDECASGKDDCSDFAKCVNTIGSYLCYCLNGFTGDGKNCSDSRLFPFGDEVGDTGLPMSTADGNSPYITPPKGFPVMGKIYDRIFFSDNGLVQFQEVTENEKLLFPAPFPDGFIGNENLALLAVFWDDADLTLGNGKLFYQEYDQPNLSDMYSQLVFNHTADEVSKFEAKRGRPAFTPTWILKITWDHVLPVSYQKINLSETNTFQSILATDGSRSYALLQYGEMNWGPGQRTQNNALIGYTDGVGNFHNEIPNPPDNLFGPGGRYRPQTTVFNTGQLGQIVYDLNGASVLSSDSQRQCQVWALKEPDPKEWALGLTPCPCTRSQALEDLNFGPETLPVDNGMHIKELRGLRWGGSGGQAFQSLLYNKQNAGKRCVYDAQGPLLAGYSERYFTKMQDHIDKDLLPFQWCCVQSPLCQLYLEKRPLDRCQGFGWTSPDPSIPGNRGAPGIGLAYGSLHFTTFDGKDYTFKALGVFVIVRLSSITGSNVFTLQGETAVLQSNGQATRVPALVRVAAYHQTYGKVEWRSPVSEEKLTMLIKDVDTPVSSGAVYSVQQGFAVRCSSVLSCVAVYEGGLNVAVWRGEAGRLTVLVEVPQSFYNRTLGLLGLWSSNVTDDFLQSNGRLLSFPDTSSPSEDKLAVFGQSWAVPVPESLLFSVPPLTPFQPVSTEELMSSVSPATLARHLQTCQGSMQCVHDILATDNTALGLQTMQDQKKLQSLTVTFGSMPPMIEGPTVVLCKVNSTLRVQFLSQDSNKDAFSFSLLPPRPPQATIGSADGILVWTPLSIQPVLLTVQVSDQTSSSLLSPIIKLCNCLNGGSCQYQTVADNYLQGKFQVVGCLCPAGFSGKYCGNRTDVCKGKPCFPGVDCFSQREPDSFTCGVCPPPTVSENKQGYKCFENDFCLPPFPAPCHPMANCYSTGYNYTCSCKPGFTGDGKKCTDIDECQNPAACSNAKYECVNTPGSSYCSCRYHSTEDSDGCGVSANPPGWNVFNVSMVWNDQMTAPQHLTQLEQILSQGFQNKFYNASIMPADLVTENGLSEYRINVSSDTPHWYVLDYLKRAGRYYSITAAYVDDLNECKGNETLCTSPAVCYNTYGGYRCVCNGTDLKEAQSCILDRGILNHTSTTAAKSLEDKKPLILGLVLGIGIPLLLMLLLAAFACFCCSRRKTITGDIPHLVPAYVQNQISSHLNYDDPALHYKSHCSPRILDNITPQYRRCRR, encoded by the exons GGTTCCactgttgtgtttgtgtgctttgctCACATACGCCAGTGTAG GTGCAGATCTTAAGGACTGTGAAGCAGTGGGAAAAATATGCAATACCTTCGCAGACTGCATGAAAACACGTAACAATTTCACCTGCGTCTGCTTCACTGGATACACTGGAGATGGACTAGAGTGTACAGACATTGATGAGTGTGCAACGGGTATTCACAAGTGCAACATTCGAGCACACTGTCAAAATACTCCAGGCAGCTACTCCTGTACGTGCTTGGACGGCTACTCTGGTGATGGCTTTGACTGTGTTGACATTAATGAGTGTCTGACAGCTAACGGTGGCTGCCATCCTGATGCAGTTTGCACCAACAGAAATGGTGGGCGAGACTGCCAGTGCAAAAAGGGATTTAGTGGGAATGGATTTCAGTGCACTGATGATAACGAATGCACCACGCCAGGTATCTGCCACTGGAATGCGACCTGTACCAATAACCCTGGATCATATGTATGCACATGCAATGCTGGATACAAAGGCAATGGAAACTATCTGTGCCTGGATGTGGACGAGTGCTCAGAAACCCCAGGTGTGTGTTCTGCCGCATTTGGTTTCAAGGGATGCAGGAACCTTCCAGGAACCTACCGCTGCCTCTGCAGCAGTGGTTTCCAAAGCAATGGGAAAACCTGTGAAGATATCAACGAGTGCTCAAGCAATACTTGTAGCATCTTTGCGGACTGTGTGAACACACCAGGGTCATACCGATGTACTTGTCAAGTTGGCTTTATTGGGAATGGTCTGATTTGTGTGGACATCAACGAATGTAGCAGTAAGAACACGTGTGACCCCAATGCAGTGTGCATCAATGTGCTTGGCAGCTACGAATGCTCGTGTCGCACCGGCTTCCAAGGAGGAGGGGTCCAGTGTACGGACATTAATGAGTGCGCTGTAAATAACATCTGCCCAGCCAGCATAACATGCGTCAACACAGCAGGGTCATACTTCTGTGACTGTGGCCAGGGCTACATCTTCAATAAAACACAGTGCCAGGATCTGGACGAATGCGCTTCAGGCCGCTGTAGCCAGTATGCTTCATGTGCAAACTTCCCTGGCTACTTCACCTGTACGTGTTTAACTGGTTACACAGGTGATGGGTTGTCCTGTGAAGATGTAGATGAGTGTTCTTCATACCAAACATGCAATGTCAATGCCATTTGCACCAACCTACCAGGAAGTTACAACTGCAGCTGCAAGGTGGGCTTCACAGGCGATGGTGTGGCTCGATGTTCAGACATAGACGAGTGTCTTAACGTGAACAATGGTGGATGTAGTACTAAGGCCACATGTGTCAACACCATAGGATCTTTCTCTTGTGTCTGCCCTTCTGGGTTCATGTTAGTTAACAATACAGTCTGCCAGGACATTGATGAATGCCAGGTCCGGGATAAGCCATGTAAGACCAACGAGATGTGCGTGAATAAAGAAGGATCTTACGATTGTCTTTGTCAAGTGGGTTTTAGTCGACCTACTGTGGGCACAGAGTGTTTAGATATAGATGAGTGTACAGACAGTCAAGCGTGCCACTACAACGCTACCTGCCTCAACTCAGTGGGCTCCTTCACATGCACATGCAAGCATGGCTTCAGTGGAACTGGCATCAAATGTGAAGATGTAAATGAATGTGCTGCAGATGGAGCTTGTAACCCGTATGCTATGTGCTTAAACGTCCCTGGTGACTTCTACTGCCAGTGCTACAGGGGCTTTGAAGGAGATGGCTTCTCCTGCACAGACGTGAATGAGTGTGCGCTCTCCAATGCTACCTGCCCAGATTTCTCCAAGTGTGTCAACTCTCCTGGAACGCACGTCTGCTCGTGCCTGAATGGCACAGTGGCAAACCAGGGCACCTGTGTTGCTCCCAGCCAAGGGTGTTCTCCTCCCTGCCATCCTCGTGGGCTTTGCCATCCCTCACCAATGGgataccagtgtgtgtgtgacataGGCTTTGTTGGGGATGGAAGCATTTGTTTTGACATCGATGAGTGCCAGGATAAAGTGTGTCTCAAAAATGAGACAATGTGTGTGAACAGCCCAGGCTCTTTTTCCTGCGTCTGCAAGAAGGGTTACACCCAGATTGGAATGGAATGTGAAG ATGTGGATGAGTGTGCTTCTGGAAAGGACGATTGCAGTGACTTTGCAAAGTGTGTCAATACCATTGGAAGTTACCTGTGCTACTGTCTTAATGGTTTCACTGGGGATGGGAAAAACTGCTCTG ATAGCAGGCTGTTTCCTTTTGGAGACGAGGTTGGTGATACTGGGTTACCAATGTCAACGGCAGATGGGAATTCTCCATATATAACTCCTCCAAAGGGTTTTCCAGTTATGGGCAAAATCTATGACAGAATATTT TTTTCAGACAATGGCCTGGTGCAGTTCCAGGAAGTCACTGAGAACGAGAAGCTCCTGTTTCCTGCTCCGTTCCCTGATGGCTTCATTGGTAACGAAAACCTGGCCTTGTTGGCTGTGTTCTGGGATGATGCTGATCTCACTCTAGGAAATGGAAAACTGTTCTACCAG GAATATGACCAGCCGAACCTATCAGATATGTACTCTCAATTAGTCTTCAACCATACAGCTGACGAGGTGAGTAAATTTGAGGCCAAGAGAGGGAGACCTGCTTTCACTCCTACGTGGATTCTGAAAATTACATGGGACCATGTGCTGCCTGTCTCCTACCAGAAAATCAATCTGTCTGAG ACAAACACGTTCCAGAGCATCCTGGCCACAGATGGGTCACGCTCGTACGCTTTACTGCAGTATGGTGAAATGAACTGGGGTCCTGGGCAGAGGACTCAGAACAATGCCCTGATTGGCTACACTGATGGTGTCGGCAACTTCCACAATGAGATTCCGAACCCACCTGATAATCTGTTTGGCCCGGGTGGACGTTATCGGCCCCAGACCACTGTGTTTAACACAGGCCAGCTGGGTCAAATAGTGTACGACCTAAACGGAGCCTCAGTGCTCAGCTCTGACTCTCAGAGACAGTGCCAGGTATGGGCCCTGAAGGAGCCAGACCCCAAAGAGTGGGCGTTAGGGCTCACACCATGCCCCTGTACCCGCTCTCAGGCACTGGAGGACCTGAACTTTGGCCCTGAGACTCTCCCTGTTGATAACGGCATGCACATAAAGGAGCTGAGAGGCCTGCGCTGGGGTGGAAGTGGAGGCCAAGCCTTTCAATCACTTCTCTATAACAAGCAAAATGCAGGAAAAAGATGTGTGTATGACGCACAGGGCCCTCTGCTGGCTGGATACAGTGAACGCTACTTCACCAAGATGCAAGATCACATTG ATAAGGATCTCCTTCCATTCCAGTGGTGCTGTGTCCAGTCCCCATTATGCCAACTTTACCTGGAAAAAAGACCACTAGATCGATGCCAGGGCTTTGGCTGGACCAGTCCAGACCCCAGCATTCCAGGGAACAGAGGAGCACCAGGCATAG GTTTGGCATATGGAAGCCTCCATTTTACTACATTTGATGGAAAAGACTACACCTTCAAGGCCCTGGGAGTGTTTGTGATTGTGCGTCTGTCCTCCATTACTGGCTCCAATGTCTTCACCCTGCAGGGTGAGACCGCAGTGCTGCAGAGCAACGGCCAGGCCACACGTGTCCCTGCGTTAGTGCGCGTAGCTGCATACCACCAGACCTACGGCAAG GTGGAATGGCGAAGTCCCGTATCTGAAGAGAAGCTAACTATGCTAATCAAGGATGTGGACACACCAGTCTCCTCAG GTGCAGTGTATTCAGTGCAGCAGGGTTTCGCTGTGCGCTGCTCCTCCGTGCTGAGCTGTGTCGCGGTGTATGAGGGGGGTCTGAACGTGGCTGTGTGGAGGGGGGAGGCAGGGAGGCTGACGGTTCTGGTGGAGGTTCCTCAGAGCTTCTACAACCGCACCCTGGGGCTCCTGGGCCTCTGGAGCTCCAACGTTACCGACGACTTCCTCCAGTCCAACGGCCGCCTGCTGTCTTTCCCCGACACCAGCTCTCCCTCCGAGGACAAGCTGGCGGTCTTCGGACAGTCCT GGGCCGTGCCTGTTCCGGAGAGTCTCCTGTTCTCGGTGCCTCCCCTGACGCCCTTCCAGCCTGTGAGCACAGAGGAACTGATGTCGTCAGTTAGCCCAGCCACGCTGGCCAGACATCTACAGACCTGCCAGGGCAGCATGCAGTGTGTACATGACATCCTGGCCACAGACAACACCGCCCTGGGACTGCAGACCATGCAGGACCAAAAGAAGTTACAAAGCCTCACTGTAACCTTCG GAAGCATGCCGCCCATGATAGAGGGGCCTACAGTGGTCCTCTGTAAGGTGAACAGTACACTGAGAGTGCAGTTTCTATCCCAAGACTCCAACAAAGACGCATTCAGCTTCTCACTTCTGCCTCCACGACCGCCTCAGGCCACCATAGGCAGCG ctgatggcattCTGGTCTGGACCCCACTCAGCATTCAGCCCGTGCTGCTAACTGTGCAGGTCAGTGATCAGACGTCCAGTTCTCTGCTCAGCCCCATCATAAAGCTCTGCAACTGTCTGAATGGAGGAAGCTGCCAGTATCAGACTGTGGCCGATAACTATCTGCAGGGCAAGTTTCAG GTTGTGGGGTGTCTATGCCCAGCGGGTTTCAGTGGCAAGTACTGTGGAAATAGAACAGACGTGTGTAAAGGCAAGCCCTGCTTCCCTGGAGTGGACTGCTTCAGTCAGAGAGAGCCAGACAGCTTCACCTGTGGAGTGTGCCCACCTCCCACTGTCTCCGAGAACAAACAGGGCTACAAGTGCTTTGAGAATG ATTTCTGTCTCCCTCCATTCCCTGCCCCCTGTCACCCGATGGCAAACTGCTACAGCACTGGTTATAACTACACATGCAGCTGTAAGCCTGGCTTTACTGGTGATGGGAAGAAGTGCACAG ATATAGATGAATGTCAGAACCCTGCAGCCTGCTCTAATGCCAAGTATGAGTGTGTGAACACGCCTGGGTCCTCGTACTGTTCCTGCCGCTACCACAGCACAGAAGATTCTGATGGGTGTG gTGTTTCTGCCAATCCTCCAG GTTGGAATGTTTTTAACGTATCCATGGTCTGGAATGATCAAATGACTGCACCACAGCACCTGACACAG TTGGAGCAGATCCTGTCTCAGGGCTTCCAGAATAAGTTCTACAATGCCAGTATTATGCCGGCTGACCTGGTGACTGAGAATGGCCTGAGTGAGTACAGAATCAACGTGTCCAGTGACACTCCTCACTGGTACGTCTTGGACTACCTGAAGCGAGCCGGACGCTACTACAGCATCACAGCAGCTTATGTGGATG ACCTAAATGAATGCAAAGGAAACGAGACTTTGTGTACAAGTCCAGCTGTTTGTTACAACACGTATGGAGGCTATAGATGTGTGTGTAATGGCACTGACCTCAAGGAGGCGCAGTCATGCATTTTGG ACAGGGGCATCCTTAACCACACAAGCACGACAGCTGCCAAGTCTCTGGAGGATAAGAAACCCCTTATTCTGGGCTTGGTCCTGGGCATCGGCATCCCCCTCCTGCTGATGCTCCTTCTGGCCGCATttgcctgcttctgctgctccCGCAGGAAAACCATCACCGGAGA
- the si:ch73-105b23.6 gene encoding mucin-like protein isoform X2, with translation MPGSGFNCTDVDECAENSTLPNDCSRLALCNNTEGSYTCRCLKGYQGDGFTCVDVDECQLPLRCGRNMVCHNTPGAYTCDCVLGTVYDYGTCVNASTCANATSVCSTHAECSVILGSYYCACRTGFYGNGTQCMDIDECALVEGQPCPQHANCFNTEGSYFCNCWDGYQDNETNCMDINECDTGNFTCPNNSTCKNKDGGYLCLCNAGFVANNSLCLDIDECAAGLALCPNSSDCQNTIGSFFCECWDGYAGNASHCEDINECLDNATCPQHSTCVNTPGTFLCPCDVGFYNNDTHSTYCRDIDECSKPDLGPLCTNGTCINTAGSFYCDCNAGFRSNVTMCFDIDECSESHNKSVCQPYSTCTNIPGSFECKCYLGFQLNGRVCEDIDECQAKQSPCTENSKCVNTVGSFLCPCVSGFKTLGAICVDINECLFTNSCRPDQVCRNLPGSYQCSCPVGYHEENGTCTDTNECQNATTLCHALARCWNTVGSFSCTCPLGYSGDGTVCKDINECSATISPCHRQARCFNTPGSYICVCSPGFLALGRMCVDRDECQQNRGGCHPAATCYNLVPGFQCQCASGWEPTSQNGIGAYGCIDQNECLSTGACSGKTTCTNSIGSFSCTCPDDNTNCQRLSLNDSRLFPFGDEVGDTGLPMSTADGNSPYITPPKGFPVMGKIYDRIFFSDNGLVQFQEVTENEKLLFPAPFPDGFIGNENLALLAVFWDDADLTLGNGKLFYQEYDQPNLSDMYSQLVFNHTADEVSKFEAKRGRPAFTPTWILKITWDHVLPVSYQKINLSETNTFQSILATDGSRSYALLQYGEMNWGPGQRTQNNALIGYTDGVGNFHNEIPNPPDNLFGPGGRYRPQTTVFNTGQLGQIVYDLNGASVLSSDSQRQCQVWALKEPDPKEWALGLTPCPCTRSQALEDLNFGPETLPVDNGMHIKELRGLRWGGSGGQAFQSLLYNKQNAGKRCVYDAQGPLLAGYSERYFTKMQDHIDKDLLPFQWCCVQSPLCQLYLEKRPLDRCQGFGWTSPDPSIPGNRGAPGIGLAYGSLHFTTFDGKDYTFKALGVFVIVRLSSITGSNVFTLQGETAVLQSNGQATRVPALVRVAAYHQTYGKVEWRSPVSEEKLTMLIKDVDTPVSSGAVYSVQQGFAVRCSSVLSCVAVYEGGLNVAVWRGEAGRLTVLVEVPQSFYNRTLGLLGLWSSNVTDDFLQSNGRLLSFPDTSSPSEDKLAVFGQSWAVPVPESLLFSVPPLTPFQPVSTEELMSSVSPATLARHLQTCQGSMQCVHDILATDNTALGLQTMQDQKKLQSLTVTFGSMPPMIEGPTVVLCKVNSTLRVQFLSQDSNKDAFSFSLLPPRPPQATIGSADGILVWTPLSIQPVLLTVQVSDQTSSSLLSPIIKLCNCLNGGSCQYQTVADNYLQGKFQVVGCLCPAGFSGKYCGNRTDVCKGKPCFPGVDCFSQREPDSFTCGVCPPPTVSENKQGYKCFENDFCLPPFPAPCHPMANCYSTGYNYTCSCKPGFTGDGKKCTDIDECQNPAACSNAKYECVNTPGSSYCSCRYHSTEDSDGCGVSANPPGWNVFNVSMVWNDQMTAPQHLTQLEQILSQGFQNKFYNASIMPADLVTENGLSEYRINVSSDTPHWYVLDYLKRAGRYYSITAAYVDDLNECKGNETLCTSPAVCYNTYGGYRCVCNGTDLKEAQSCILDRGILNHTSTTAAKSLEDKKPLILGLVLGIGIPLLLMLLLAAFACFCCSRRKTITGDIPHLVPAYVQNQISSHLNYDDPALHYKSHCSPRILDNITPQYRRCRR, from the exons ATGCCTGGGTCAGGATTTAATTGCACGGACGTGGACGAATGTGCGGAGAATTCAACCTTACCCAACGACTGCAGCCGCCTTGCTCTGTGCAACAACACAGAGGGTTCCTACACCTGCCGCTGCCTGAAGGGATACCAGGGGGACGGGTTTACCTGTGTTGACGTGGATGAGTGTCAGTTGCCATTGCGCTGTGGAAGAAACATGGTGTGCCACAACACTCCCGGAGCCTACACTTGTGATTGTGTTCTGGGTACGGTCTATGACTATGGGACCTGTGTGAATGCGAGTACATGTGCGAATGCCACCAGTGTCTGTAGCACCCATGCTGAGTGCAGTGTGATACTGGGATCGTACTATTGTGCCTGCAGAACAGGCTTTTACGGAAATGGAACCCAGTGTATGGACATTGACGAATGTGCTTTGGTGGAAGGGCAGCCGTGTCCACAGCATGCCAACTGCTTCAACACAGAGGGCTCTTACTTCTGCAATTGCTGGGATGGTTATCAGGACAATGAGACAAATTGCATGGATATAAATGAGTGTGACACAGGAAATTTTACCTGTCCGAACAACAGCACCTGCAAGAATAAAGATGGGGGTTACCTCTGTCTATGCAATGCTGGCTTTGTTGCCAACAACTCCCTGTGCTTGGACATTGACGAGTGTGCTGCAGGATTGGCTCTGTGCCCAAATTCATCTGATTGCCAAAACACAATAGGATCCTTCTTCTGTGAGTGCTGGGATGGGTACGCCGGTAATGCATCGCACTGTGAGGACATCAATGAATGTTTGGATAATGCTACTTGTCCACAGCATAGCACTTGCGTTAACACACCTGGCACTTTTCTGTGCCCATGTGACGTTGGATTCTACAATAATGACACACACAGCACCTACTGTAGGGATATAGACGAGTGCTCAAAGCCAGATTTGGGTCCACTGTGCACTAATGGGACCTGCATCAACACTGCAGGTTCATTCTACTGTGATTGCAATGCTGGGTTTAGAAGCAACGTGACTATGTGTTTTGATATTGATGAGTGCTCAGAATCCCACAACAAGTCAGTATGCCAACCCTACTCTACTTGTACAAACATCCCAGGCTCGTTTGAATGTAAGTGCTATCTAGGGTTTCAACTGAATGGTAGAGTATGTGAAGACATTGATGAATGCCAGGCGAAACAAAGTCCCTGCACTGAAAATTCCAAGTGTGTAAACACTGTAGGCTCTTTTTTATGCCCCTGTGTGTCTGGCTTTAAGACTCTGGGCGCAATCTGTGTTGACATCAATGAGTGCCTCTTCACTAACTCCTGCCGACCTGACCAGGTGTGCAGAAATCTGCCTGGATCATATCAGTGCTCTTGCCCTGTGGGGTACCATGAGGAAAACGGCACATGCACCGACACAAACGAATGCCAGAATGCCACAACATTGTGCCATGCCCTGGCTCGATGCTGGAACACTGTAGGGTCTTTCTCCTGTACCTGCCCCTTGGGTTACTCTGGGGATGGCACAGTGTGCAAGGACATCAACGAATGCTCTGCAACAATCTCCCCCTGCCATCGACAAGCCCGCTGCTTCAACACCCCAGGATCTTACATCTGTGTGTGCTCCCCAGGATTTCTAGCCCTGGGGAGAATGTGTGTCGATCGAGATGAGTGCCAGCAGAATCGGGGCGGCTGTCATCCTGCTGCCACATGTTACAACTTGGTGCCTGGTTTCCAGTGCCAGTGTGCCAGCGGATGGGAGCCCACATCTCAGAATGGAATCGGAGCCTATGGGTGCATCGACCAAAACGAGTGTCTCTCAACCGGTGCTTGCAGTGGCAAGACAACCTGCACAAACTCCATTGGATCCTTCAGCTGTACCTGCCCTGATGATAATACCAACTGTCAACGGCTGTCGCTAAATG ATAGCAGGCTGTTTCCTTTTGGAGACGAGGTTGGTGATACTGGGTTACCAATGTCAACGGCAGATGGGAATTCTCCATATATAACTCCTCCAAAGGGTTTTCCAGTTATGGGCAAAATCTATGACAGAATATTT TTTTCAGACAATGGCCTGGTGCAGTTCCAGGAAGTCACTGAGAACGAGAAGCTCCTGTTTCCTGCTCCGTTCCCTGATGGCTTCATTGGTAACGAAAACCTGGCCTTGTTGGCTGTGTTCTGGGATGATGCTGATCTCACTCTAGGAAATGGAAAACTGTTCTACCAG GAATATGACCAGCCGAACCTATCAGATATGTACTCTCAATTAGTCTTCAACCATACAGCTGACGAGGTGAGTAAATTTGAGGCCAAGAGAGGGAGACCTGCTTTCACTCCTACGTGGATTCTGAAAATTACATGGGACCATGTGCTGCCTGTCTCCTACCAGAAAATCAATCTGTCTGAG ACAAACACGTTCCAGAGCATCCTGGCCACAGATGGGTCACGCTCGTACGCTTTACTGCAGTATGGTGAAATGAACTGGGGTCCTGGGCAGAGGACTCAGAACAATGCCCTGATTGGCTACACTGATGGTGTCGGCAACTTCCACAATGAGATTCCGAACCCACCTGATAATCTGTTTGGCCCGGGTGGACGTTATCGGCCCCAGACCACTGTGTTTAACACAGGCCAGCTGGGTCAAATAGTGTACGACCTAAACGGAGCCTCAGTGCTCAGCTCTGACTCTCAGAGACAGTGCCAGGTATGGGCCCTGAAGGAGCCAGACCCCAAAGAGTGGGCGTTAGGGCTCACACCATGCCCCTGTACCCGCTCTCAGGCACTGGAGGACCTGAACTTTGGCCCTGAGACTCTCCCTGTTGATAACGGCATGCACATAAAGGAGCTGAGAGGCCTGCGCTGGGGTGGAAGTGGAGGCCAAGCCTTTCAATCACTTCTCTATAACAAGCAAAATGCAGGAAAAAGATGTGTGTATGACGCACAGGGCCCTCTGCTGGCTGGATACAGTGAACGCTACTTCACCAAGATGCAAGATCACATTG ATAAGGATCTCCTTCCATTCCAGTGGTGCTGTGTCCAGTCCCCATTATGCCAACTTTACCTGGAAAAAAGACCACTAGATCGATGCCAGGGCTTTGGCTGGACCAGTCCAGACCCCAGCATTCCAGGGAACAGAGGAGCACCAGGCATAG GTTTGGCATATGGAAGCCTCCATTTTACTACATTTGATGGAAAAGACTACACCTTCAAGGCCCTGGGAGTGTTTGTGATTGTGCGTCTGTCCTCCATTACTGGCTCCAATGTCTTCACCCTGCAGGGTGAGACCGCAGTGCTGCAGAGCAACGGCCAGGCCACACGTGTCCCTGCGTTAGTGCGCGTAGCTGCATACCACCAGACCTACGGCAAG GTGGAATGGCGAAGTCCCGTATCTGAAGAGAAGCTAACTATGCTAATCAAGGATGTGGACACACCAGTCTCCTCAG GTGCAGTGTATTCAGTGCAGCAGGGTTTCGCTGTGCGCTGCTCCTCCGTGCTGAGCTGTGTCGCGGTGTATGAGGGGGGTCTGAACGTGGCTGTGTGGAGGGGGGAGGCAGGGAGGCTGACGGTTCTGGTGGAGGTTCCTCAGAGCTTCTACAACCGCACCCTGGGGCTCCTGGGCCTCTGGAGCTCCAACGTTACCGACGACTTCCTCCAGTCCAACGGCCGCCTGCTGTCTTTCCCCGACACCAGCTCTCCCTCCGAGGACAAGCTGGCGGTCTTCGGACAGTCCT GGGCCGTGCCTGTTCCGGAGAGTCTCCTGTTCTCGGTGCCTCCCCTGACGCCCTTCCAGCCTGTGAGCACAGAGGAACTGATGTCGTCAGTTAGCCCAGCCACGCTGGCCAGACATCTACAGACCTGCCAGGGCAGCATGCAGTGTGTACATGACATCCTGGCCACAGACAACACCGCCCTGGGACTGCAGACCATGCAGGACCAAAAGAAGTTACAAAGCCTCACTGTAACCTTCG GAAGCATGCCGCCCATGATAGAGGGGCCTACAGTGGTCCTCTGTAAGGTGAACAGTACACTGAGAGTGCAGTTTCTATCCCAAGACTCCAACAAAGACGCATTCAGCTTCTCACTTCTGCCTCCACGACCGCCTCAGGCCACCATAGGCAGCG ctgatggcattCTGGTCTGGACCCCACTCAGCATTCAGCCCGTGCTGCTAACTGTGCAGGTCAGTGATCAGACGTCCAGTTCTCTGCTCAGCCCCATCATAAAGCTCTGCAACTGTCTGAATGGAGGAAGCTGCCAGTATCAGACTGTGGCCGATAACTATCTGCAGGGCAAGTTTCAG GTTGTGGGGTGTCTATGCCCAGCGGGTTTCAGTGGCAAGTACTGTGGAAATAGAACAGACGTGTGTAAAGGCAAGCCCTGCTTCCCTGGAGTGGACTGCTTCAGTCAGAGAGAGCCAGACAGCTTCACCTGTGGAGTGTGCCCACCTCCCACTGTCTCCGAGAACAAACAGGGCTACAAGTGCTTTGAGAATG ATTTCTGTCTCCCTCCATTCCCTGCCCCCTGTCACCCGATGGCAAACTGCTACAGCACTGGTTATAACTACACATGCAGCTGTAAGCCTGGCTTTACTGGTGATGGGAAGAAGTGCACAG ATATAGATGAATGTCAGAACCCTGCAGCCTGCTCTAATGCCAAGTATGAGTGTGTGAACACGCCTGGGTCCTCGTACTGTTCCTGCCGCTACCACAGCACAGAAGATTCTGATGGGTGTG gTGTTTCTGCCAATCCTCCAG GTTGGAATGTTTTTAACGTATCCATGGTCTGGAATGATCAAATGACTGCACCACAGCACCTGACACAG TTGGAGCAGATCCTGTCTCAGGGCTTCCAGAATAAGTTCTACAATGCCAGTATTATGCCGGCTGACCTGGTGACTGAGAATGGCCTGAGTGAGTACAGAATCAACGTGTCCAGTGACACTCCTCACTGGTACGTCTTGGACTACCTGAAGCGAGCCGGACGCTACTACAGCATCACAGCAGCTTATGTGGATG ACCTAAATGAATGCAAAGGAAACGAGACTTTGTGTACAAGTCCAGCTGTTTGTTACAACACGTATGGAGGCTATAGATGTGTGTGTAATGGCACTGACCTCAAGGAGGCGCAGTCATGCATTTTGG ACAGGGGCATCCTTAACCACACAAGCACGACAGCTGCCAAGTCTCTGGAGGATAAGAAACCCCTTATTCTGGGCTTGGTCCTGGGCATCGGCATCCCCCTCCTGCTGATGCTCCTTCTGGCCGCATttgcctgcttctgctgctccCGCAGGAAAACCATCACCGGAGA